DNA sequence from the Neospora caninum Liverpool complete genome, chromosome VIIa genome:
TTCACCACGCTCAAAGGAGCAACATCTGTAATCACTTCATATCTAGACACACTCTGCTATGTCGACGAGCCACAAATAAATGGTGCTGCGTCAGTGCGTTTacttctctgtcctcccaTGTCCGGCCTCATCGCCAGCAAGGCCTGCCGTGGAAACGGCCTCGCCAGGcacaaaacagagacgcctgGGCGCGCACTATGTAGGTTTTTCTTGAGGCAGAGATCTGGAAAGCTCCGTCGTATCGGATTTTTAAGACCGAAGCTCCGTCGCTCACATGTAGCAGTGGTCTCTCCAAATTGTACTACGCTATCCTGGTTCACCCGTTTCTGAAAGACGTTGACATCGGCACGACTGCTGGCATGGGCGCCGTTTGTCGCGGAAATCACGGCCAATGTGTTATCGTCCCGACATTCTTCTTCGGCGGTACCGCAAATTGCTTGGAAACGACAGAAAATTGAACGCCGGTGTCCCTAGGTAGAGGAACGTACCCGAACGAGACCAGCAAACACGACGTTAGGGCACCGCTTGTGGACCGTACACACACAATGCGACAATCGAAGCTATCAGCGGGCAAAACCGCTATCCAACCCCGCGCGCGGCTGCTAGTTGCCACGGTTTCTTGCCGATATGATGGAAATGAATGTCGACACTTGAGCAGTGTGTCAGTGAAAAACGCTGAATGGGGCTCGAAAGAAGACCGCGCCCACTGACGGGTCCTTCCGTGGCATTAACACTTGGAACACAAAGCAATGAGATGTTGACTCGAGACCGGCCCCCTCTTCGTCGACCACGAGAGGCACAAGGAAGGGACGCAAGcgccgcgcaggcgtcgGTGAAGGCACCAGTCGGCTCTCTCCGATCCACGGCGCGGACTTgatttctcttcgtcgctaTTCAACCCGCTCCATCCGACATGCCTCATGCTAGTCGGCTCGTACGGGCAAGCAAATAGCTACAGGCATTGAAGACTGTGCGTGTTGCAAAGCAATGCGATCCTGTGAAATTCTTGGCCATCCCAATGTTGAGAACTGCAACAGTGCAATTGTGTATCGCCGAATTTCAGCAGCGAGGGGATCCGGACAGGGGTAGCCGAGGAGGCCTGTCTCGGGACTGCCACGGATGTcgccgagacgccgacgaggcACACAACACTGGCGGAGAACGGGCGGCCTGCTAACGGGACTGTTTTGCCGTAGAGGATCTGTTTTTTTGTGCAGCCCGTTTTTTCTTAAACCGCGTGTCCTGCCATTTTTTTGGCCTCTGCCAGGTCTGGGAGGCAACCGGCTCGGCACCCTGGCCTCCGCGCGCTTTTTAAGGTGCTGAAACAAGCGTCGTTGACTTTGCACACAACTACAATATCACTCCAGCCCCGCATCTGTACGTAATTCCCGTTTCCCCACGCATCTATTTACTGGCTGGGTCTCGTTCGTAGAAAAGCCACAAATCCATTGCCTACTCAAAGAACAATTATATACCTGTACGAAAACTGCCGTGGCTGCAAGACATGTCAGGCGACACTAGAGCAAAGCCTCGCGTCGCGCGATTCCCTGGACCGCTGATCAGGCCTCCCCGGCCGGCCCTCAAGATGTCGTCATCTCCTACTCTGTCCTTTCTTGAGGGTTGATGATATAGTCGAACCTATCTCGGTGGAAAGACAAGGCTGATCAAGCAGGAAGACTTTTTTTTGCGTGCTGTCGTAGTGGGTCCTCTGGTTTTTTAGAGGAACTTGCTGAGGACTGCAGCGCCTGTAGCCACAACGAGAGATTTCTGAGCTGCAGTGGCACCTTTTGCACTTTCCTGCCGAAAAATCGTTTGTTTGCGGTTGCCATCGCCTATGAAGGCAGCGAATGAGACAGGGCTCGATCGTTTAGAGACGTTAACGCACTGTTCTGTCAGACTCTACTGATTCAGCCCGCATCCGGTGGCGTCCCGTGGCGCTGGTGCGTTCTTCCGGAGATCACcgttcgttcttctttcgctggcCACTCGGTCGCGCGGCATATGCCAAATTTATCTTATTCGCCTTCACAAAATCTATATTTCCTTCATTCGCTGCATTCGCGAGTTCTTTAAACCAGTGTGTCAGCCGATGCAACAAGAGGTCCACAGTATTGCTGCACGTGGGTGCTGTACTAGGAAACTGGGAACAGGCAGCATTTGAAATTCTGTCAATACCGGTCAACCGAAGAACAGGATGACGTGCTTGCAGACGTGTTGCTCGCGGGACGGGGAACCATGCCAGACTTGCCCGAGACGCGAAGCCGCTAGCGAAGGTACGAGGCGATCTCACAAACATGCCGTGTGTTGTTAACCTTTCCCTTCAACAGTTTCACTAAGGGGGTAAAGCGTTTTTGTCGAAGGAGGAACATCCCGTCTTACAGCCTGCTACCTCACGGAGGAATCGCCCCGTTTGCTGCATTAACATTTTGACATACCCCGTGTCCTGTGTCCTGGAAGGTGCCGATGCTACATGACGGGCCAGGATTTCTTTTTCCACATACACAGACACTGAAAAACGGCATGTGGTTTTCATTGGTCTGTGAGACCTTTTTGAGGCAGGTAGCAAGATGCTGGGAATTTGGCTGTGTTCGCGAGAACGGCTCAATTTGTTCTACGTGTTCCGGGTGAATCCGGTGCGTGCTTAGAAATACTACTGCAGACCAGCTGCTGGTCCATTTGTCTTCACAAGATAGTCAAGTTTTGAGCAGTGACCAAAGCGTTCTCGAAAAGCAGCAAGAGTTTCAGTAGAAGGGTGACACGGGCAGCATTTCGCGGGAGAAACCCCGGATACTTCATGAAGTCTGTAACCATTGTGGACACGTCGTCGTGGGTGCGATGCACACTTCACACAGACCTACACGTAGAATGTTCGAGGAACATTTTAAAAAGCGTTTTGAAAAAACCAGTTTACTGGTTTTGTGTCATGCTAGAGCGTCGACAATGTTCTGCAACTGCAACATCGAATActgggaggagagggagcTGAGACGGCATGGATGACGTCCTTAAACTCATGTGCTGGGGGCGCGCATGCCGTTCATTCTCGGGTTGCTGGTGGCACCGACCAGTCAGCATTTTTCGAGAAACACTGCCACGatgggagagaaaagaattGAATCATTACCACACGTCTTTCATCGACAGAGCTTCAATTTCTGCAAGTTTAATACaggctttttttctcgctgagATAACTTGCTCCGCCTCCGACAGGATCGGAATTCCGTCTCCACGGGCGTTGGGAGGGCGCGGTTTTGACGTGTCCTCGTTCGTGTTGATGTCTCCAGTCAAGAAGAAACCCTTCCGTTATTTCTGAAACATCCCCGTTTCAACTCGGGCGGAGCTCACGTATGTATTTTTTGCAACGGAAACGTCTGCCGTAGGGGGGACGGTGGTCTTTTCGGACCTTGATCGTGGCTTTCCGTGCCCGTGTCTTGCTGGGTAGCGCTACTACGGAGCTTACTGGGAAGGTTTAGCCCCGTGCCAGTGTTGCCCTAAACTACAgttcgtttctcgtttccaaACTCGTCGCATTTGAAACCGCCTTTTGGTGAATTTTCGGTGGTCGCTCTTGCTTTTGTGTAGTTATTTCGGTGAGACATAGCGTGGTTAAGGCTTTTCTCCGTGGTTGGTACTAGTCACCTCGTCCGTTGGGCAGGACGGCATGTCgatggaagaagaaaacagacagcGAATGGTCATCTTTTTTTTACCCCATCTCTTCAGCATCTCACTAAACCTCGTCTTAATGCTggcttccttttcttgcaAAGCGTGCGGTTCCTTTCAGTGGCACACTCTGTCGTGACTGTGCGTGTCTCATGCAAACTTCGTTCCTCGGGGTGCCCCTCGATTTATTATTTCGATACTTCTTAAGCCGCTCCGTGGGTTCGTCCTCCTCAGGTTATGTCTGGCCGCACTCACGTTGCTGCCGATTATCCCAGAAGGCGGCGTGTAATCCACAGCTACGTCCACAAGGTCCTGAACCAAGCAGTCCCACGGCTTTACTCCAGTCCTACGCGGCTTGTGGATACGATTGTGCAGGAGGTCAGTCCAATTTTGGCTGATATGGTTGGCGAGCCTATCTTCCAACTATCGAATTACGGCTGAAATAGGGTCAGCTGCAGTTCTTTCTGCGCTGAGGTATCGCCTAACACGTCACGGTACGCCTCATCGTAACGCCACGCCTTCGCACGGATGGTGGTTTCTCAAGGTTAAGTTGAACACCACTAAACTGAACGCAATTATCAATATGGGTAAGTCAAATAAGCAGGGATGCAGCACTACCTAGGACAGTGAAGAACGCTTCAGGTTCTAGATACGCACAACCACGTGTCTTGCCTCCGCGGCAGACAGAAGAATCTGCTGTTCGGTGTACAACCGTTCCCCTGTGGAGGTGACAGGCATGTTCACGGCTATGCCGCCTGTTTGTGTGTTACACTTTTCCGCAGGAGGTCCTTGCACCATGGCGGGGGCTGCGGGATCGTGCAGCGGGGAGGCCGGGAAATCAGAGAGGCTGCGGATGCAGCTGAGTAGTGTCGGTGAGCGTTTCATTGGTTTCAAGACTTCTATTGCTGACGacacgaggagaaggcggatGATGGAAGAGCAAAGATTTCAGGTAAAATTCACAATTCAGACAGCTGCAGGAAAGGATGATGCCTGGAAACAGCAGTGGAAATGCCTGTTTTGAGGGCGTATCGTTTGATGACGGAAAGGGCTCTTTTGCAGTGTCGCTTTCTCAGTGTAGCAGTAAGCTGTCGGGTATGTCTTCGCGTTTTGTTGCTTTCTTGTAACACAGGAAGTCAAAGAGAGCATTGCAAGGCTAGAGAAGGCCCTAAATAGCGAAATCAAACGCAGAGTGGAAGCGAATCGTACGCTGCAGCGAGTGGCAGAGCAGATGGCGAACGAGATGCTCGAACGACTGCAGACTCGGATTGCAAAGCAGATAGAGAAGTTAACGGTGAGATTCTGCAGAAGAATAAACCAAAGAATGGCATGCGGAAGCGATTTTTCGGTGGGAACCAGTGAATGCGGTGTGCTTGCTACCAGATTGACGCGGGGCACTCCAAGCTTAGTAGAAAACCTAGCAAAACATAGCGTTCTACGAAACAACTTCGGGAAAACTCGTCGTTGTGTCCGAATGCGTTGGTTCTCTGCAGATCTCTATGGACCTGCTTATTACCAGATGCGAGGGTCTCGAGAGAAACCTTGCTCAGATGAAAGGTGAACTACCTAGCAAGCTGGCGGTAAGTCCGGTGCTGTTTCAGTACCATCTTTTGCAAAACGTCCGTGCTTGACTACCCGAGAAAAATGACATCACACTCTCAATCAGTGAACTGAATCAGCAGGTTGATCCAGTTGGTCACGGGCGGTGCTACTCTCCTGGTGTGTTTTCACGCGTGCCAGTTTCTGTGTGCTACTTTTTGGTTTCCAGCAGGAGACTGTTGCTCTCGTCAGTGAGTTGATGACACTCAAGGAGCAGTTTGAgctcgagaaaaagggaagtATTGACCGAGAGCAGATGCTGGTGAAACGGTTGAATGAACTGCAGTACGGGCTTGACGCCAGACTCGAGGCGGAGATTGCTCTGCGGCAGGAGCAACTAAATCATCTAAAAAAAGACGTCGAACAGCTCGTGAGGTACGCCACAGCAGTGCAGGCGTTGTGATTCTCTAGTTCGGACTGCGGCAAGCGTTCTTTTGTGTTTTGTTTAAAGGTGCTAGTATTCCCATGTTCTTATGGTGACGTTGTCTAGTTCGGACTGCGGCAAGCGTTCTTTTGTGTTTTGTTTAGGGGTGCTAGTATTCCCATGTTCTTATGGTGACGTTCTCTAGTTCGGACTGCGGCAAGCGTTCTTTTGTGTTGTGTTtaggggagacgagagccaTGAGCAATTCCGAACGTTTATTGTGGAAGAATTACAAGCAATGAAAAGTGGACTTGCTCTAGCGACACAGGCTCGCGAGCAGTCGGACGACGAAATCATCCATGTAAGTCAGCATGATGCATTCGCGAGTTGCGGACGTGACAGCcagacaggaagcgagacgcctATTGTTACGTTAAGAGAAACTTGCTGTGCCTGCGTATTGTTCTGTCAGTTTCATTTTAAAGGAGTGTTTTGATAGATCCTGCACTTCGGGGCGTATACCAGATATATCAAAGCTGTGATTGTTACAGAGATGCCGGCTGTCGCCATGCAGGGACTTGAAGCCTGCAGAGGGAATCACTGAGACGAGTGGAACGgagtctgtttttctgttcaGGCCATCAACCAGTATACGACAGCGTTACAAAAGGGCCTACGAAATATAACGAGCCGCTGAGAACAACCCAGGAGAAACGCCTTTGTCGAATCATCTCTCGCTCACCATTAGTCCTGCTTCCTACTAACCTCGCATGGCCGATTTCTTCCATTCTACAATTGTTATGGAACGTCTCGCCTTTACTTCTGCCTATGACGCACGCTGTCTCAGTGCAAAGCCATGCAAGGTGACGCGACAAACTGACACCTCTCTCCGAGACAACAAGAGCCAGCAGTATCTGGTAGAAtgcgttttttcgcttctttaAAGGAAGACATGAGCGGTTTGGCAGGCACCAACCGCTGCAACCAGTTCTGCCTTTAAAAGATAAAGAGTCATCCTGAGCAAACCAGATGCAAATGCTTTTCCTGGTGTGCACATTGATGCTGGTACAACGCCACAAGCGAAGCCCTAATTCCTAAATCCGAATGCCAGAATTGTCAGTCGGACGTCCTTTGCTGATCGTGCCACGATTCCGCCGTAGGGGGGACGATGGTGACGGGCACTAACGGAACAACCTAACGAATGAAAATGTGTAAAAAAGCTCATTGCTTTTGTAGCGCACTGGCGAATGAACCCATTAAGTGATTGACAGGTTTTCCTAGCGTTGCTGCTTTGCAAACAAACGCAATACGCCTGGGATAGAAACAAGGGGGGGTCTAGGCCTCTCTGATGAGGGGGGCAAACAAATACTCAAACGACGTCAAAAAAGAGCCTCCCTCATTATGTACACATGAATGAGGGCTTCAGCTCTCTTCCACGGGCCCCCATGAGCGTGTCATACAAGTGTATGTTGAGGCAGATCATGCCTTTCGTAGTCTTTTGAGCATGCGTGCCCCGTGGGAGAAATGGGTACCGTGATTCCGCAGTTTAACCAGAAAAGCGAAGTCGGTGACTTCATGATGTCTGCGCAGGATGCCATTCATACTCCATTTACACCCTTTTTTTACGGGGTCCCCTTACTCTTTGCTACCACCAGCAGTCACCGAGGCATACCACTTGGCAACAAACAGTACCTCTCGTCCACTCCAGAAGTCCCTGTACATCTGACTTCTACTACCCCGGTTTCTGTGTGAGCATTGGAGAGCCACCCTATCATCCCACCATTACTCGAGTTGCAGAAACCGTTACTAGGTATGGCTTTTTCATTGGGTCGTATACCTATGGTACCCGTTTTTCTGGTGAATAGCTCGTGAACAGTAGCCAGAACCTGATGTCGCACGTCCTAGTCAACACAAGTGAGATCGTGCTGAGGTTCACCTCCTGGTaggggaagaagactctTACCTCATGAAAGGATACGCCCGGAGGAAAATGTACTGGTCTGCATAATATCTGGGATGTATAGTTTTGTCCGTAGACACATGTAAGCGGTGTACCTCCGGAGCGTTTTGGTGAGAGTTTTTGTTACGTGCAAGATGGGTGCCGCTGTAGGTACACACCAGATTCCGTGAATGCGCCAGCGGCCTGCTGCCCAATGGCTGGgtgtctttccctcctccGTAAAGATTagttctgtctccctcttccgcaCGTGACTGCAGAAGGGAAGCAGTGTTgattttctgcatgcaccagtCAACATGAAGTGGCACCTTACACGAGCGGTAGAAATAGGGTTCTTGCTGTGCTTAGCGTCCAAGGCGATTGGCTGCTGTGGCCTCGAACAGGGGGAGGCCGCCGATGCTATTGACAAAACTTACATCAAAATCGCTGCCGCGGAGGCATCCTCAGTTTACCCGAGGTATGAGTGCCTTACTTGTTCTAAAGTCCTTAGATTGTCCCCTATGTCATCTTCAGTGTCGGAACCAATGGCATGAGGGAGTATTCACCTGACCAGGCCCTGACCAAGGGCTCTGGCTACTGGAGCTCCGAAGGGAACCACAAAAATGACGTTGTGAGCTGGACAGGAATTCTGACGAATAGACGTACGGTGGATGGAATCAACATCAACTGGGCGTACGCACCGGGGAAAGGTGGGAGGCGTGCTGTCAGCTAACCTCAGAAACGCATGCTGACTCTCCTATTCAGTTTCGATTGCGGTCAGTTTCGATGGGAAGGAACCGTTCCAAGAGGTGGTACCATTTCAAGATGTGAACGCCCCAAGCGGTACGTGAGTGTTTCAGCTGCCCATTATCACACTGCATTAATTGTTTACACCATCGCAGCTGCTTACGAACAGCAAATAACCTTCCCGCATCCAACCCGTGTGAAAGCAATCCGAATCTTGATGAAAGACGCTCGATACGAGTATTTCGGAATTAACCTTGTCCAACTTGTTGGAGCTGGCAATCCGATACTTCGGATTCACAGTGGTATCACTAGCCCTCACCAGGTTCGCTGTCGGTCACCTTCCGTGTTTGTGTCTCCAGTGCCACAGCCAACCTCATCAGGATATGTGCCTGCAAATCGATGAACACGATGACGTTGTTCTCGACGGTTGCCTTGCATCGCTTACAGCGATGGATGGTAGAGCACTCTGGAAATACAACGAACTTGGTACGGACCCGTACCATCTTGTCTGGTTGCAAATATAATGGCACGGCTCTATTTGTTTTTATCTGTGTAGGACAACTGTACAACCCGATAAAAAACAAATGCATGGTTTTAAAGGACAATGTTGATCTGGATGGCGGTGCTATTGTGGCTCAGGACTGCGAACACTCCTACAAATATAGCGACGGGCGGAGCATATGGCAAGTTGGCGATAAAGacttgttttctcttcaaATGTCTAATTTGACACCTCAGGGAGCTGCAACCAAATAACCAGCTGAAGCTGTTGAAGGGAGGCAGTTTCTGTCTGTCACAGGAGGGCTCCAAGGCTGGAATGACTAATGTCGCGAAAGACAAGCAGGCCAAAGCGAGCCATCCAAGGCCAGGCGATACCAGCCACGGGCCTGGGTTCGCAATCGATGGCCACTCGGAGACATACTGGGCCTCGCAAAACTTTCCGGCAAACGCGGTGCCAGCTGCAGTGTTCTTTGACATCGACTTGGGGGAAAAGTACAAGCTGAACACCGCAGCAATCGACTGGGAGTATCCAGCTATGAGCTACTCAATCACCATCAGCGAAGATGGCAAAGCGTTCACACCCTGCACGAGCAATCATGTGAACAGTCTGTATAGCACTCTCGATGATCTGAAAAGTCAAGTGGGACGCTACGTCCGCCTGACGTTGGAGAAGCCCCATCCTGTAAATGGGTAAGTTTTCCTTGCTTGTTGATCCAACCTCTAAAGGTTATGTTTGTATGTATACAGACGAATCGACAACGACCTTCTTTATGGCATTCGCGAGTTCGCCATATACAGCAACAGGCTGCGGTCCATTGTTCAGAGCTGTGGTGTAGCTAAAAACTCTAGTGATGCTAGAGATAAGTATTTTCTAGAACTCGTTGCAGAGGTCGACTTCACTTCAGGAAACGAACTTCACAATGCCGGCGAAGCTGTTGCACGGGCGAGCGCACAGGTTGCTCAACACGAAACGGAATTAGAGGCGGCTATGCCGATGCTGGCTACCTGCAAGGCGGACAAGGAacaggcgaaggagaaactgGTCTCCTTAGAAGCCAAATATGGCTCGCTTTCCGACCAGTTAGCTGCCTTAGGTTGGCGAaacttctcttttcctggaAACGAGAAGCTTTCTAATGCTGATGTTTTTTCCCAGACAACTCCCTTCGGGTAGCCGCTAGGCTCTTCGGCCCCTCGAGCACCTCCAGTCTGACTCCTGGGTACTCTGAGGCATCACCAGTCATGGATTGCTATATTCTCAAAAATTCAATGCCACAAGTGATATCGGGCTTCTACTATGTGGCACCCAATTGTGCTCCCAAGGTGCTACGGGCTTACTGCGACAGCGAATATGGAGGTACCTATTTTGTACCGCCAGGTAACCATAACTTCAATATAACTAGACGGGTCCGTCGTCGTCCGTCGTCGAGTATTAATACTTAATACTCCAGATAACGATGGGCTTGTAGAACCATCAGACAGTGTGCGGGCATGTGCGGGTAAGTCATCAACCCATCTGTTATTCTCGTGAAGAAATCCATCCTCTCCCCAGCCTATGGCCTCGAGCCGATTCATCTGCACAGCGCGAACCAACTCGCTTCACTCCACCGAATGCTGAAGTTCATCGGAGTCGACTTAAACAATCCGGTTCCCCTGGGAATCAGCAACGGACGTGGCGCGTTCTACTCTCTTGACATGAAGAAAGACGTGAGGCAATTCCTGAATCCAGAAATCATTCTCTCTCCAAAAATTGTCTCAGATCACGGGCTACGTTATGGGAGCCAATGCTCGGGAGGCCCAAGATGCCAATACCGTCGGCA
Encoded proteins:
- a CDS encoding putative SF-assemblin codes for the protein MGGPCTMAGAAGSCSGEAGKSERLRMQLSSVGERFIGFKTSIADDTRRRRMMEEQRFQEVKESIARLEKALNSEIKRRVEANRTLQRVAEQMANEMLERLQTRIAKQIEKLTISMDLLITRCEGLERNLAQMKGELPSKLAQETVALVSELMTLKEQFELEKKGSIDREQMLVKRLNELQYGLDARLEAEIALRQEQLNHLKKDVEQLVRGDESHEQFRTFIVEELQAMKSGLALATQAREQSDDEIIHAINQYTTALQKGLRNITSR
- a CDS encoding putative F5/8 type C domain-containing protein, whose amino-acid sequence is MKWHLTRAVEIGFLLCLASKAIGCCGLEQGEAADAIDKTYIKIAAAEASSVYPSVGTNGMREYSPDQALTKGSGYWSSEGNHKNDVVSWTGILTNRRTVDGININWAYAPGKVSIAVSFDGKEPFQEVVPFQDVNAPSGTELQPNNQLKLLKGGSFCLSQEGSKAGMTNVAKDKQAKASHPRPGDTSHGPGFAIDGHSETYWASQNFPANAVPAAVFFDIDLGEKYKLNTAAIDWEYPAMSYSITISEDGKAFTPCTSNHVNSLYSTLDDLKSQVGRYVRLTLEKPHPVNGRIDNDLLYGIREFAIYSNRLRSIVQSCGVAKNSSDARDKYFLELVAEVDFTSGNELHNAGEAVARASAQVAQHETELEAAMPMLATCKADKEQAKEKLVSLEAKYGSLSDQLAALVINPSVILVKKSILSPAYGLEPIHLHSANQLASLHRMLKFIGVDLNNPVPLGISNGRGAFYSLDMKKDITGYVMGANAREAQDANTVGIGGEGLEFFDSSEVEMSAIICSTNQDALNPPPAYMDISCATPPGGNAAFDGPPGTSLTVKCPQNCLFSGAGIWKVGEAPVGGRGGRRILSQTAVVAPANPGIAAVGTYASVRNKRFFDGILSTDVYISGSGSVGIGFRMKDFENMFLFEMRQANGGFKRLLRIADGTPIEVARVDDGGYLEGKWYTVRIEMREARLRISVVEESTAPVVVEPEAIIDLIDGSFMSGSIGFFTSEVDGAYFDMVRVDALPCGIVGAVFKYMDPHNYMLFEMSPTFARLRKRADGLFTTAAKSFLGGYKIGEWNNITITFNGGTVVVNAGRGGSPIPIFSVIGREDTVNHVCLKKHCLPPKHPLQENRIVPNPFSSAVSVFTEVDTEGEAGVQTCLNRKHALER